The genomic stretch ATGAAGGGACTCCTTCACAAGCCTTTTGCTCCAATGACCTGCCTCGCAACTATCCTGGCatttagtcatgaaaataatttcACATCCCAGTGTGTTTCCGTGAAACCGATAAGCTACGCTTTGTCTCCGCTGCATTAAGAACGATGACATTTACAAATGTTACCGTGCTGAAGATGGGGGCGCGGAGAAAGAAAGAGGGCTAATTGGAGACCTGGGTAGAAGAGGTGGGCGCCGTGCATTTTACAAGGGCCTTTTTAATAAACCAATTTGTTTTGCACTGAGGAAAATCCTGTCAAGCGCTGGCTGTCTAACCTTGATTTAATAGCCACCTAATTGCTCCAAATGTCAAATACTTGCCAAATATGCACAACTATGCACTGTTTAATCATGtatttgtgcatgtgtgtgaatacgagtgctgcaacgattaatcgattaactcgagtattcgattagaaaaaaatattcgaattaaattttgttgcctcgagtacttgtttaattaaagtggcgttgtaatggtttattttgaaagtgtttgcatttagatttattgattagggtggatacactgccctctggtctgcctcttttcacatggctgaatccaactgctccctgttaagaccaacgtaagctttttttaaaaaagtttttgtttgagctgttttttaatgcattcataatttagtttataggtatatttagccttttttgtgggaacatgtgtCTTAACcatttttaagagcattgtaaaaaaaaaacacgcaaaaaggcattttatagcatttaagctagtggactttttctatgtaagtttgccaattgttcgtttattttacatagatcctcattttttaaaatatacttataccgtttgaggctcagctcaatcatttttcatttttcatgttccttaaccgattactcgattattcgaactaactagtccatcgattaatcggctactccaatattcgatagctgcagccctagtgaataccctaattttcggactgtaagccgctacttttttccgtcattttgaatcctgcgggttatagtccagtgcggcttatttgttgatttatttgacttaatgggtaacactttatttgacagcgacatcataagactgtcataagaacatcataatgatgacatgacactgtcatgggcattactgaatgcttatgacagatgtcaatttgtgtcatgtggcatattatttcactaactccatttatgtcctgttcagatcttttacggccattcaaaagtgagataatttgctggatgacactaactgacctctattataagcattcattaatgcttatgacactgtcatgtaataattatgactgttatatgacagtattatggcaccactcttcaagaaaatgttaccaaataccataactagcaattaatgaaacaactggaacagtaactgaagaaataattagcacagaacatgattgttatttacatctgtagcgccgcactgcatgctaggaggaatgttggatgacaacagtgttgaaagcaggtggcagcagaggttgacgttctcctccaagggagcagtgatggccaaatgaagcttttagaaacaataaggctttgcacccaattggttcaaatcttaatggtggttcatttggtctcatgacagtcttatgatgccattgtcaaatgaagtgttaccagttaatatcttttggtgtaaatatcccataatacaatgaggacaactgcggcttatagaccagtgcggcttatctatgaacaaatgccgttttcatgtcaaacttggtgggtggcggcttatagtcaggtgcaccttataatccagaaattacggtagtaggAAAGTCCTCAATTGTATAATCACAATCAAATCAAAACATGCTCCTAAATGAACAAAGAAGCTGATAATctcatgttttttcttttcaaaccaGGCTAACAGCAAGATGAACACCAGTCATCTGGGAACCAACTTGACCATCCCCTCCACCACGGACGACATTGTGCTCAATGTGTCAACCGCCGCAACGGCCCCCACCACTCCCTCCTATTCTTTAGACACCCATGACCCAGAATTCACCATTATGGTAGTGATTGGCTTATCAGTGCTGCTGGCAGGGTTGGCAATCTTCCTGGCATTTTGTCGCCGCTCCGAACAAGACGAGGGTTGCGAGGCGAGCTGTGGAGAGACTCTGAAACACGGGAGAAGCCAGTCGAGTGAACCGCAGCTAAAAGTGTGGAAGAGGCTGGGCTCTTACCGGCGCTCGTACAATCTATCTTTTAGAAGACCACCTCATCGCAGGCCACACCAGCATAGGAACGCACGCGCTTCCGATTCTCCGGGCACAAGGACTGCGCAGCCGGGGGTCAGCACGGAGCCCCACCTTACTATGCCTTGCCTGTGTGACTATGTTACTGAGATTTAGCTGGACAATAAACCAAGGACTGACAGCGAAACTTAAACTGCAAGACATGAGAAAACTACCAAGGCGAGTTTTGCTTTCCAAGgtcgtccccgggttacgacgtactcgacttatgtGATTTTCACTTTACGAcgtcggagtctcgtccgccattttttctccagtaggtttttttttttttttttttttaaatctcatgaacagtaccttattgtgccTCACAGtgtcttgtttttattttactttattaatatgacatgttctgtcctcactaaatgtgaaaattttcagctttacagacatcaaCAAGGCAATTTTGCTTTTTGAGGCTTTTtagttccttcacttttgacaatttttaaagctgtaacgcaaatatgtacacttatgttcaaaatgacaagcattttaacaatgaaacacttgacagaaaaaaaaaaaatgctgttcaaactagagctgaaacgaatactcgagcaactcgagtttaaaaaccgatccgagtaattttattcacctcgagtattcgtttattttgacagctctagccatcacgttttgctcggactacttttaatgcgggacaacgcgctgatgttacgtgcgtagaggacgaagcaaaaaaacaacaacaacaaaacttactgcagcagacagccgctacacacgacgccgacgttgctaaatacttgcccgcacaatgctagttggtagcaggtagcgtctgatgcgtctcatagagatcacatgtatgttgaactagatgcgaaatgacagactcggccgcgtctgggcagcgttagtaaaccgccgccatcttaaaggagtagagcgctaagcgctaataaagagcgctaagcgctaataaataggattaacgttactgtcacaagcacacgtaacgttagccctgcggagggctaggtttctattaattatgaccactgtcgatgcgtggctaacgtgtcttacatacaggctttaacatagcgttgtggagtgatgagggtgtaaaataaaaattcaataatgctaactgtcaattttagctcagtagtcattgctggataaaacaccaagtagcactggtccctaatgtgctccaatacagcctgtatcatacatttattttgaacactgcaaaaactcaaaatcctatcaggacttacagtttagactaacttaaaacttaactagaacttaaaaatggcttgacacaaatagaaactcaattgaaacacgtaggaaaaaaatcccaacttTTAAgtggtgtgttatcaagcgtaacggcattttttggtaagatatatatatatattttttaacaagatctaaaagttttttgagtgaaagcagtgaattagtctttttttttattctagttacatctgagatgcaattgttggctgttttcaacaatatacataaaaaataaagacatggattgactgaaaatggttctagatgaaatgtcttgttttctcatgtatatttataattgctcttcacctaaaaatatatttgttttatccgattactcgattaatcgatagaattttcagtcgattactcgattactaaaatattcgatagctgcagccctagttcaaacatccgtctagtctgatcaatatgtaaatttagtaggggtgtcaaacgattaaaatttttaatcgagttaattacagcttaaaaattaattaatcgtaattaatcgcaattaatcgcaatgaaaaccatctataaaatatgccatatttttctgtaaattaatgttggaatggaaagataagacacaagatggatatatacattcaacatactgtcagggacgcaggcaggcaggcaggttgtgtggacccaattgcagggaaaccaaaaagcggcaaggcaggtgacggtgaactcaaaaaacgttttaatgatatctaacaaaaacaggaagtacaaccaaaagcactggggatcaaaagggcaagattcaaacaaaacttacttaaatcggagggactgatacacgagggcttggacagggctTGACTCAGACACCGACACAGACATTGACGAGCACATgggcattgacaatgacgcaacaaggaatgaaaagaaactgggagcttatatacacacacgcagacaaggggtaacgagacaacgaggaacaggtgagcacaggaggatgcaagtTCAGAGATAAACTAGGAGAAGGCAGGTGAAACAGGTGAAATTAATAGGCAATCACGGGGACcagtgttaatcttactgaaaaaaagtaattaattatagttacaaattacttctcccaaaaagtaattgcgttagtaactcaattacctgaatgtaagagtaattagttacttggcaaagtaattggtgataatcacttttttttccccctcaaaaaagaaaaaaaaaaaaaaaaaacattggccacactatgtgaagttttttgtgaaggtttttggtacaattggcccgagcccaattctttaccctaatttaccctttaccctgaatcaactgttaaaagttgttaaaattgctcccattattgcattagttcccttctctctactttcgacatatgaaaattttaaaactgtttcatcatttaaagatagattcaagtcaagattttgccc from Corythoichthys intestinalis isolate RoL2023-P3 chromosome 10, ASM3026506v1, whole genome shotgun sequence encodes the following:
- the LOC130923312 gene encoding uncharacterized protein C10orf105-like, with amino-acid sequence MNTSHLGTNLTIPSTTDDIVLNVSTAATAPTTPSYSLDTHDPEFTIMVVIGLSVLLAGLAIFLAFCRRSEQDEGCEASCGETLKHGRSQSSEPQLKVWKRLGSYRRSYNLSFRRPPHRRPHQHRNARASDSPGTRTAQPGVSTEPHLTMPCLCDYVTEI